The Oryza glaberrima chromosome 9, OglaRS2, whole genome shotgun sequence genome includes a window with the following:
- the LOC127784497 gene encoding fructose-bisphosphate aldolase-lysine N-methyltransferase, chloroplastic, with product MAAAIHHHHLLPPRLLSVHPQPPRLRIRRPLPRRAAASGAAAGTSSSTAAAPPPTDAALQEFRRWVSSHGADAGAGAAAPAAVPEGGLGLVAARDLPRGEVLAEVPKKLWLDADAVAASDLGAAVGGGGLRPWVAVALLLLREAARGAGSPWAPYLAILPRQTDSTIFWSEEELLEIQGTQLLSTTMGVKEYVQSEFESVEAEIISENKELFPGTVTFDDFLWAFGILRSRVFAELRGDKLALIPFADLVNHSDDIASKESSWEIKGKGLFGRDVVFSLRTPVNVKSGEQIYIQYDLDKSNAELALDYGFTESNSSRDAYTLTLEISESDPFYDDKLDIAELNGMGETAYFDIVLGESLPPQMLPYLRLLCLGGTDAFLLEALFRNAVWGHLELPVSQDNEEAICQVIRNACKSALGAYHTTIEEDEELLGSENLQPRLQIAVEVRAGEKKVLQQIDDIFKQREEELDGLEYYQERRLKDIGLVGDNGEIIFWES from the exons ATGGCTGCtgccatccaccaccaccacctcctccctcctcgcctcctctccgTCCACCCGCAGCCTCCCCGCCTCCGCATCCGGCGCCCGCTCccccgccgcgcggccgcgtcCGGCGCAGCGGCcgggacgtcgtcgtcgaccgcggccgcgccgccgcccacggacGCCGCGCTGCAGGAGTTCAGGCGCTGGGTGTCGTCCCACGGCGCGGACGCGggggccggcgcggcggcgcccgccgccgtcccggaGGGTGGCCTCGGCCTCGTCGCGGCGCGGGACCTGCCCCGCGGGGAGGTGCTCGCCGAGGTGCCCAAGAAGCTCTGGctggacgccgacgccgtcgcggcctccgacctcggcgccgccgtcggcggcggggggctcAGGCCCTGGGTCGCCGtcgcgctgctcctcctccgcgagGCCGCCCGCGGCGCCGGCTCGCCGTGGGCGCCCTACCTCGCCATCCTCCCGCGCCAGACCGACTCCACCATCTTCTG GTCAGAAGAAGAGCTCTTGGAGATACAAG GAACACAGTTACTGAGCACAACAATGGGTGTGAAGGAGTATGTGCAGAGTGAATTTGAGAGTGTTGAAGCTGAGATCATAAGCGAGAACAAGGAGCTCTTTCCTGGTACTGTAACATTCGATGATTTCCTATGGGCATTCGGCATACTCAGATCACGGGTGTTTGCGGAGCTCCGTGGAGATAAGCTTGCTCTCATACCATTTGCTGATCTT GTAAATCACAGCGATGATATAGCCTCAAAAGAGTCCAGTTGGGAGATCAAAGGAAAGGGTCTTTTTGGTAGGGATGTTGTGTTTTCTTTGCGAACACCGGTGAATGTTAAATCTGGAGAACAG ATATATATTCAGTATGATTTGGACAAGAGCAACGCAGAATTAGCGCTTGATTATGGTTTCACCgaatcaaattcatcaagggATGCATATACTCTGACCTTGGAGATATCTGAATCTGATCCATTTTATGATGACAAGCTTGACATTGCAGAGCTAAATGGGATGGGGGAGACTGCATACTTTGATATTGTCCTTGGTGAatctcttcctcctcaaatGCTACCTTACCTGCGATTACTCTGCCTTGGGGGAACAGATGCATTTCTCTTGGAAGCACTCTTCAGAAATGCTGTTTGGGGCCACCTTGAACTGCCAGTGAGTCAAGATAATGAAGAAGCGATATGTCAGGTCATCCGAAATGCCTGCAAATCTGCCCTTGGTGCTTACCACACTACCATAGAAGAG GACGAAGAACTGTTGGGAAGTGAAAATCTTCAGCCAAGGCTTCAAATTGCCGTTGAAGTCAGGGCCGGTGAGAAGAAAGTGTTACAGCAGATTGATGACATTTTCaagcagagggaggaggaactGGATGGCCTAGAGTACTACCAAGAACGGAGACTCAAGGATATTGGTTTAGTTGGCGACAATGGTGAAATTATCTTCTGGGAATCCTAG